The DNA region ATGGCATATATCAAGAATGGGGACCTATTGGAGTGGAGGCATTTCAAAAAAACCTTCCAGCGAAATGGGTAAATAGCCTTGGCGAAATAACGGGAAGCTATCTATACGAGCAGGAATATTTGTTTGGCGATGTGAAAGTCATCTTTAAGCACACTCCTGGTCATACAAAAGGGTATACTTCCCCCTACTTCCCTGACTTAGGCATTGTCTTTGTCGGTGATTTTGATATGACTAGTTTTGGTCCGTGGTATTTCGGAACAGACGGTGATATTGATGAGTTTATTTCGTCGAGCAAGCGCTTGCTCAACATGGATGCAGATACGTTCATTACCGGACACCAAAAAGGATTGTTCACTAAACAGGAATTTCATGCAGCGATGGAAAAATATCTAGCCGTTATTGATTTTCGCGACGAAACCATAGAAAAATATGTGCAGCAGGGGCTAAATTTCGAGGAGCTGACTAATATCGGAATTTTCTATCCGAAAAAACTGTTAGACAAAAACCTCATTCTTAAAACCTGGGAACGTAGTGGCATTCGCAAACACCTAATACGGCTTGGATATACGGTAAAGGAAGCAGAAATCAAAATGGCAAGATAGAAGGAATGGTGACTGGCACCATTCCCTTACTTTTTTATTCAAAATAATACATTAGCGCGATTGTCCCTGGTCCAGTATGAGTACTGATTGTTGGACCGGTCGTACCAATTGAAATATTATTATATCCCGTTATTTCAGTGATTGCTTCTTTTACTTTCGTTGCTAGTCCGAGAGCTTCAGCATGTACAAGTCCTACGCCGAGAATATTTTTCCCATTAACATCCTCGGTAAATTGTTTGGCCAACCATTTTACGACCTGAGAATGGCTGCGAACCTTCGCTACTGGATTATATTCCGCACCTTCGAGCGATGCAATCGGCTTAATGTTTAGCAATGATCCAATAAAGGCCTTCCCTTTACCAATCCGGCCACCCTTAACCATGTTCTCAAGGGTATCAATCATGATATATAGCTTTGAATTCATACGGACCTTGTCCAAGCGCTCAAGGATTTCCTCCATACTCTTACCCTTCTTCGCCATCTCCACCGCTTCTCTTACCTGAAACTGGAGGGCCAATGAAATAAACATCGAATCAACAACAGTCACCTTGGTCTTCGTCATCTGGGCAGCGCTTTCAGCAGAGCGTACCGTACCGCTCATCTTGCCAGTCATGTGCAACGATAACACTTCGTATCCTTCGTCTCCGAGTCGGTCATACACTTCAAGGAAGGCACCAGCTGAGGGTTGAGAGCTCTTTGGCAGTTCATCTGCTTTTTTCATCATATCCATATATTCTGCTGCATCTATTTCCACTCTGTCTAAATAGGTTTCTCCATTAATCGTTACTGACAATGGCACAACAACAATACCCAATTGCTCCGCCATATCTAATGGCATGTCCATTGTTGAATCAGTTACAATTTTAATTTTACTCATTCACTCACATCCCTTGGTTTACTCCATTGTATTATACAGGCTATATACACTTTAAGATATAATATCTCCTATTTTTCCGTATAAAAATTGCGAAAAATAAAAGAACACCGGTTGCCCGATGTTCGAAAATAATTAAGCGTTATTCTTTAATTCTCCAACTTTAAACAGTTGTTCATAATCAGGCCATTTCATGACCTTTTTTAGATACTCTCTAAAGGAATAGCATTTTTGGGGCTTTTTCTCACGATAAATTGTCGAGATAAATGCCTGTAAACGGACTTGGATCATAAATTTATAAGTGCTATCTTGCGCCAATACAGGAATTTCCGTAACTTTAACCTTCTGTCCAACTGCATTTTTGAACTCTAGGCTTTTGGTTAACACAATATCAATCCTCTTTTTCACCCGTTTGACTATATTATACACCTAAAACAGCTCGAAATCTGTCTAAATATGCCCAGATTCAAAAATATTTATGAACAATTATTGGGAAATTTCATTTAAATGGTTAAGAAACGGCTAATGCAAATCGCCAGTAGCCTAGTCAAAAATCGAATAAATATGGATTAATCTCAGAGTTTTATCAAATTATGAAGAAAGCCATGAAAATAGATCAATCATGGCTCATTAACCATGCTTAGCAGTTTTCCTTCGCAATACTAGAACAAACTGTAAGATAGTGCCTGATAGAACTAATACTGCACCAGCTACCAAAATATTAAACATATCGGTTCCAGTATTAGGCAGTTTAGGTCCGTCTGCAGGCAGGACCCCGCCTAAGGTACCTTCTACATAAAATTTAAATTCAACTTCTGCTTCAAGGCCTTGGAACTCATTCCCTAATTCCTCTGGTACTACAACTTTAAAGAATAGTTGTTCAGAACCATTCTTCGCGATAAACCTAGGATCAAATTTGTTAAAGTCGTTCATTTTCCCATCAAATAAAACCTTGTCTTTATCTGAAACTTTCAGCAGGAGTTCGTTGTAAAATTCTTTAGAACCTTCTTTTAGATTACTAGACGACAAATACTTAAAATCCTGTTTACCATTATTAATAATGGTAAAGGTACGTTCTGCCCAATCACCTGGTTTTAAATTAGTTACATTAAATAGGATCTTTTCAGGTGAAGTGGCAATATCAATCTCTTGAGTATTAATAGCTGCACTGATTTGACTCAATTTTACCGTGAATACAAGAGTAATTGCCAGCATATTGATTATCAGAAAACTAATTATTTTTTTCACCTTTTTTCGTCCCTCCCTTTGTATCTATTCCTTAGTTCACGAGGCGGGATTTCAACTTTTGTTAGCTTCTAAAGCGGAATTCTAAATAGGCTTTTCAATATTGCTTTTTTCAGATGATTTATCATCCTTTCTTACAAGTTGAGAAATTGTCGTCCAAATAGTGAAGCCTGAAAATCCTATTAGTAGAATTCCTGGAAGAAACATAAGTAAGGAGATACCTAGTTTAGTCTTTGAGAAATTTGCAATATAGCCAAGATATGGGACTGTAAAACCTGTATATTTTGCGATTACATTATTTGATAAGACAGAATTGGGATCTGCCGTTTCATTATTATCACCTTTTGTCCGATAACTCACTTGGTCACCATAGTTAATTACTTCTTCAATCCTATGGGTAACAAGTACTCTTTTTTCAGTTATAAATGAAATTACATCACCCTTTTTAAATCTCGTCATTTCCCCGCCAGGTTTTACGGCAATAATTGAACCTGTTTTTATTTCTGGTTCCATCGACCCAGAAAGTACAGTTTTCAATTGATATCCAAAAACTTGAGGTTCACCCCCAGAAACTTCGGAAGATATGACAACGAAGAGCGTCAACATTAATAATAGAAACAATAAGATTGTTATAATATTGCCGGTCCATTTTATGATCGTTTTAGGTTTCATTTCAATCACCTTTTGCATTCTGTATTATTATGGATTCAACTTCTTCTTTTATTACATTACTATCAGACGGACTATACTCAACTGGCTGTTCATTCTTTGCCGCTTCTGTTGGGGTTGTTTCTGTATTAGCTGGAATGTCTTGGGCAGGTACTATTGGAGTTTGCTCGCTATTATTATCAGATTTAGACTGGCATGTAATTGTGATTGTTTCACTCCATAAATCTTGTCTTTCCGGTTTATTTGCATGAAATGGTCTTTGAAACGCTCTAAATTTATAGGCTCCTGAATCAGAAGCGGTAAATTTTAAAACACCTGATTGATTAGCTGTAATCGGTTGTATTACTCCTTCTGCAACCTTTTCTCCATCCTTTGGATTCCCTTTTGAAATGTAATAGACCTCATATCGTGAAGGTCCTTCCATATTACTTCCCATATTTGTTATGGTTACAGATATTTCCTTTTGATCACAACTTTCAATGACTTGATCAGTATTTCCATTTAGAAACTTAAAAGAGCTTTTATCCCAGACATTCTCCCAAGAACCTGCTTGGATATTACTAATAACTTGTGAATTATCGTAAAAATATGCCTCAGTGCCAGAAGTTATTATGCCCGTTGATAGGGTGAACAGATAAGAAATAACTATGATTTGAGCGGTTAATACCATTATCCAATTTTTCTTTTTAAACTTCTTTCTCCTTGTGTACCTAATCTTAATCACACCCCTCATCTCCCAGTCGGAATGTATTTTTCTACTCACCTTAAATAAAGAAAATGTTCCTTATCTAAGGTGAATAGAACCTTTTAAAGAAAGGCGGGTAAAACCCACCCCTCTTTTAAAAGTCTTTATTTTTCTACACCATGACCTTGGTAGCCTTCAAATGTCCAAGTAAGATCTAACTTATCCCCTTGGAATTGATTTTGGTCTTGATGATTTTCAACAAATTGGAATTGGACATATAACTCGTCAGATGTTCCAGCTGGAAGCTTTCCCCCTCTTTCCTCTAACCATGGAATAAAAATATCATTTTCAATTGCGTCGGGAGTCATGGTTTTTAACTGATCTAATGTTGTCCAGAAAATAATAGTATCTATCTTATCTCCATTAAGTAGGAAGTTTACACGGATATGCTTACCAAAATCCTCTGTATTATTTCCATTTGCATCAATAACATTATAAGTAGTTTTTAATAGTATTTTATGAATGTCCAAAGAACCAGCGTTTTTCAATTTGAAAGAACGGTTCATCCAATCTCCTGGTTTTAAATTATTGACATCAATAATGGTTGTTGGTTGAGCATTTAAGACTAAAGTACCATTAGCAAATTTCGCTTGAACATCGGCAGTGTCGCTAAAGTATGCGTATGTACCCCCACCGATTAGTGACAAACCAAGCGCTGCGGTTGCTAAGCCCAATCCTAATCTTTTCTTAGTGCTCATTGTCTTTTCCTCCTCTTATACCTTTTATTTTTTGAATCAATTTGAAGATTCTAGGCAGTATAAAGGATAATTCATTTGCAAGTTCACTATTTCACATGATTCTTATTAATGAACTTACAAGTTCAGTTTACTTCTTAATAGAGAATTTGGGAAACGTCAAAAACAAGCAAATTTTCTTAATAAAGAACAAATTTCGTCCTTTTTGACAGATAATCTAGTATTTTCTTATTTTATCGCAATTTATAAGGGATTGTGCGTTCGGTATTGTAAGTACCTTTTTAATGCTACTAACTCTTAAATAGGTCAAAAGGCCCTCATTCCATTCTGGAATGAGGGCCTTTTGGTTAACATATTCGCGGAAACATTGTTCCTGTTAATCTATTCAATAAACGTTTTGAGCCGAGTGGTGTTTCCAGTAATAGTTGACCTTTCTGTTTGCTGATAATTGAGCCAATTACAACGGCATCTTGACCTTCTGGAAATTCTCGCACAATATCGAGCACTTTATCCTTCTCTTCCGCGGCGACAATAATTATCGCTTTTCCTTCGTTGGCAATATAAAGCGGGTCAAAGCCTACTAAATCACAGACACCGTGAACTTCTTCCTTCACTGGCAGGTCGATTTCATTAATTTCCATTGTGAGCGAAAAGTCCTCCGCTATTTCCACAAGCGTTGTTGCTAGACCTCCTCTTGTTGGGTCACGCATAATTCTTACTCCGCTGGTATGTTGAAGAACTGCTCCTAACATTCGATTTAAAGAACAACAGTCACTTTCAATTGGAACGGTAATTCCTAGTTCACCTCTTGCAGCTAGGACAGCGATGCCATGATCTCCAATTGTCCCTGAAACAATAATCGCATCCCCTTCTTGAAATTCTAGGGTGCAGCCAACGTTTGGCTCATAGATGCCTATTCCTGTAGTATTTATGTAGACACCATCAGCACTGCCGCGTTCAACCACTTTTGTATCCCCGGCAACAATAGTAACTCCGGTTTTTCTAGCTTCATTCGCCATGTCGGTTACAATTCTCTTTAGATCAGCTATCGGAAACCCTTCTTCGATGACAAAACCACAAGTTAAAAAGGCTGGTTTTGCCCCGCTTACTGCAAGGTCATTAATCGTGCCAGCGACAGCTAACTTACCGATTGAACCTCCTGGGAAGAAAATGGGCTTTATAACAAATGAGTCCGTCGATACAGCGATTTGACGCCTTGACAACGTTATTTCTGCCGCATCAAACATAGCGGCTTTTTCTTCGTTAAACGCTTCAACAAATAAGTCGCGAATTAAGCGATAGCTTAGTTCTCCACCGTCACCGTGCGCTAAGCTGATATATTTCTCCATCACGAACTCTCCCTCATATATTGATAGGTTGCCGCACAGCTTCCTTCGGCCGACACCATACAGGGACCAATTGGATTCATCGGATGGCAGGCTTTACCGAAAAGTGAACATTCATTAGGGGATATCAAGCCCCGAATGACTTCACCACAGCGGCACTTAGTTTTACGAGGCTCACCAACTTCGACCGAAAATCTTTTTTTCGCATTATACCTGTCATAATCTGCCCTTAAATCCAGACCGCTGTTTGGGATGACGCCAATGCCACGCCATGCCTCGTCGGATTTTGTTAAGTATTTGTCCATCCACTGATGGATCGTTTGATTACCAGTTTTTGTGACGATTGCTGGATGATTATTGATAATTGCTGGCTTACCTTTTAAAGCTAAATCAATTGATTTATAGATGCCAGCTAGTAATTCAGCGGTTTCAAACCCCGTGATCACTCCTGAGATATGGTATTCATCCACTAAATACTTGTAAGAATCCTCGCCCAAGACAATCGATACATGGCCAGGAAGCAAGAAACCGTCCAGATTTACTTCCCCTGCATCCAATAAATAGCGCAGTACAGGTTCGACAAGCTTGGTCGTCATCCATATCGAAAAGTTAGTAATCTCGCGCTTTTCTGCCTCGGCAACCATTAAAGTCATAATCGGAATCGTCGTTTCAAAGCCTACACCGAGGAAGATGACTTCTTTGTCTGGGCTATCTTCCGCAACTTGAACCGCGTCCACAGGTGAATACAACACACGTATATCTTTGCCAGCAATCTTTGAGTCTAGCAATGTTTTATTTGAGCCAGGTACCCGCATCATATCGCCAAACGTACAGATAATCCTGTTTTCGCCTTCAGCAAGGGCTATCATCGCATCTATCGAACGCTGGTCTGTCACACAGACCGGACAGCCAGGACCAGAAATCAGATTGACGAAATCTTTCAGGCACGGTTTCACACCTGTTCGTGCAAGCGCCATCGTATGCGATCCACACACCTCCATGAAGGCAGGCTTGCGTCCGAACACTCGCTGAAATTCCTTGGCTATTTGAATCACAGCTTCCACTAATGGTTTACAAATTTCCGGGTTATTGGACTGTTTCAGAATTTCGAGCATCGACGAGCTTCCTCCATTCCTCAACACTTTGTCTTGCGTAGGATTCATCAACGATACTCATCGCTTGGCCGGCATGAACAATCACATAATCACCTAACTCGACTTCAGGTACAAAAATCGTTCCCACTGTTGTTTGTGAACCCATGACATCGACGACTGCGCTATATTCCATTTTTTTTACTACCTTAGCTGGGACTCCAACACACATCCACGAGCACTCCTTTTGGCAGCGGCAACAACTAACTGCCCATATGATAACCCTCCGTCATTGCAAGGGACTTTTTCTGGTACATAAACACTAAATCCTCGTTCCTTTAGTTCAGAGGTGAGTCTTTTTCTTAGATAACGGTTATGAAAACTTCCCCCTGATAAAATAATTTTTCGATTCGCATTAGGCATTTTTTTGATCAATTGCTCCATTGCTAAGATTATCGATTGAACAATGGTTTCGTGAAAGCGACCACTGATTAATGCAGCGTCCTTTTTGGCTAAAACATCTATTGCTATTTCTTTAGTCATTTTTGAAAAATTGATGGTGAAAATATCCTTTTCTTCCAAATCAAACAAGTAAGGATTATAAATCAATTGTTCATCAGCCAATTCCGCTAGAAGAATTGCCGCTTCGCCATCATAACTGGATACTTTCGTGACCCCACAAAGGGCACTGACAGCATCGAACAGCCGACCGCAAGTTCCGGCATAAACAGTATTAATATTTTTCGCTATCATCATTTTTAAAATATCAATCTGGTCAGTTTTATCAGTAAAAATTGCCTTTGCTAGCTCGACTCCCTGTTCATTATGCTGGGAGATAAGCATTGCTGCGGCATTTCTCCATGGTTCACGTATGCACTTTTCACTTCCTGGAAGTGGCGTATACTCTAAATGGGCAATCCGTTCATATTCGCCCGCATCACCATAGAGAATTTCAAAGCCCCATATGTTGCCGTCGTGACCATATCCAGTACCATCGAGAATAATCCCAAAAGCCTTTCCTTCTATAGAATGCTCTTCTAGACATCCAGCCATATGGGCATGATGATGCTGAACCTCGAAGATCTCTTCAAACTCGTACTCCTTTACCAGTTTCTGAACCTGATAGCCCGGGTGGGCATCTATTACAGCGACTGACTTCGGTGTATCAATCCACTTTAATAAATGGTCCAGTTCCTGCTGATAATGGTTGATTGTCTCGATATTTTCTAAGTCACCAATATGAGGACCAACAAAAGTCTGCTCATTTCGACCGATGGTAAATGTCGTTTTTTGTTGTCCACTAAGCGCCACGATTCCCGAAACATCGACATTTGTCGAAAAAGGGTCTGGAACATATCCACGTGATCTTCGTAAGAAATCGCGCGTCCCATCATTGATTTGAACAACGGAATCATCAACCGGGTGGAGGATTTCTCGATTATGAACGAGATAATAATCTGTGATACCTGCTAAATAGTGAAAAGCTTCTGCATCCTTGTATAATATCGGCATCCCAGAAGGATTAGCGCTTGTCATCACTAGGCATGAGAGGCTGGCATCAGAAAATAATAAGTGGTGCAAAGGTGTATAAGGGAGCATGATACCAATCGTTCCCATCCCCGGCGCTACGCCTTCTGCAAGCTGATATTGTTCATGTTTCTTTAGGACTACAATAGGCGATTCAGGACTAGTCAATAGCTCACGCTCCGCATCATTTACAACAGCCATTTCCATGGCCGTTTGGATTGATGCAATCATAACGGCTAACGGTCGATTGGGTCGTTGCTTACG from Neobacillus sp. FSL H8-0543 includes:
- a CDS encoding MBL fold metallo-hydrolase, whose amino-acid sequence is MERIGPIMIIEGPHNSKIPYSRSLYIDCPDKVLIDTGADPQALLAVEQQYGVDLVINTHYHPDHTLHNYLFKNAQKWINPIEYETVQSIEGIAKGNGIYQEWGPIGVEAFQKNLPAKWVNSLGEITGSYLYEQEYLFGDVKVIFKHTPGHTKGYTSPYFPDLGIVFVGDFDMTSFGPWYFGTDGDIDEFISSSKRLLNMDADTFITGHQKGLFTKQEFHAAMEKYLAVIDFRDETIEKYVQQGLNFEELTNIGIFYPKKLLDKNLILKTWERSGIRKHLIRLGYTVKEAEIKMAR
- a CDS encoding DegV family protein; this translates as MSKIKIVTDSTMDMPLDMAEQLGIVVVPLSVTINGETYLDRVEIDAAEYMDMMKKADELPKSSQPSAGAFLEVYDRLGDEGYEVLSLHMTGKMSGTVRSAESAAQMTKTKVTVVDSMFISLALQFQVREAVEMAKKGKSMEEILERLDKVRMNSKLYIMIDTLENMVKGGRIGKGKAFIGSLLNIKPIASLEGAEYNPVAKVRSHSQVVKWLAKQFTEDVNGKNILGVGLVHAEALGLATKVKEAITEITGYNNISIGTTGPTISTHTGPGTIALMYYFE
- a CDS encoding DUF2535 family protein, which codes for MLTKSLEFKNAVGQKVKVTEIPVLAQDSTYKFMIQVRLQAFISTIYREKKPQKCYSFREYLKKVMKWPDYEQLFKVGELKNNA
- a CDS encoding TasA family protein, which produces MKKIISFLIINMLAITLVFTVKLSQISAAINTQEIDIATSPEKILFNVTNLKPGDWAERTFTIINNGKQDFKYLSSSNLKEGSKEFYNELLLKVSDKDKVLFDGKMNDFNKFDPRFIAKNGSEQLFFKVVVPEELGNEFQGLEAEVEFKFYVEGTLGGVLPADGPKLPNTGTDMFNILVAGAVLVLSGTILQFVLVLRRKTAKHG
- a CDS encoding signal peptidase I, whose protein sequence is MQKVIEMKPKTIIKWTGNIITILLFLLLMLTLFVVISSEVSGGEPQVFGYQLKTVLSGSMEPEIKTGSIIAVKPGGEMTRFKKGDVISFITEKRVLVTHRIEEVINYGDQVSYRTKGDNNETADPNSVLSNNVIAKYTGFTVPYLGYIANFSKTKLGISLLMFLPGILLIGFSGFTIWTTISQLVRKDDKSSEKSNIEKPI
- the tapA gene encoding amyloid fiber anchoring/assembly protein TapA is translated as MIKIRYTRRKKFKKKNWIMVLTAQIIVISYLFTLSTGIITSGTEAYFYDNSQVISNIQAGSWENVWDKSSFKFLNGNTDQVIESCDQKEISVTITNMGSNMEGPSRYEVYYISKGNPKDGEKVAEGVIQPITANQSGVLKFTASDSGAYKFRAFQRPFHANKPERQDLWSETITITCQSKSDNNSEQTPIVPAQDIPANTETTPTEAAKNEQPVEYSPSDSNVIKEEVESIIIQNAKGD
- a CDS encoding CalY family protein, translating into MSTKKRLGLGLATAALGLSLIGGGTYAYFSDTADVQAKFANGTLVLNAQPTTIIDVNNLKPGDWMNRSFKLKNAGSLDIHKILLKTTYNVIDANGNNTEDFGKHIRVNFLLNGDKIDTIIFWTTLDQLKTMTPDAIENDIFIPWLEERGGKLPAGTSDELYVQFQFVENHQDQNQFQGDKLDLTWTFEGYQGHGVEK
- the hypE gene encoding hydrogenase expression/formation protein HypE; translation: MEKYISLAHGDGGELSYRLIRDLFVEAFNEEKAAMFDAAEITLSRRQIAVSTDSFVIKPIFFPGGSIGKLAVAGTINDLAVSGAKPAFLTCGFVIEEGFPIADLKRIVTDMANEARKTGVTIVAGDTKVVERGSADGVYINTTGIGIYEPNVGCTLEFQEGDAIIVSGTIGDHGIAVLAARGELGITVPIESDCCSLNRMLGAVLQHTSGVRIMRDPTRGGLATTLVEIAEDFSLTMEINEIDLPVKEEVHGVCDLVGFDPLYIANEGKAIIIVAAEEKDKVLDIVREFPEGQDAVVIGSIISKQKGQLLLETPLGSKRLLNRLTGTMFPRIC
- the hypD gene encoding hydrogenase formation protein HypD, which encodes MLEILKQSNNPEICKPLVEAVIQIAKEFQRVFGRKPAFMEVCGSHTMALARTGVKPCLKDFVNLISGPGCPVCVTDQRSIDAMIALAEGENRIICTFGDMMRVPGSNKTLLDSKIAGKDIRVLYSPVDAVQVAEDSPDKEVIFLGVGFETTIPIMTLMVAEAEKREITNFSIWMTTKLVEPVLRYLLDAGEVNLDGFLLPGHVSIVLGEDSYKYLVDEYHISGVITGFETAELLAGIYKSIDLALKGKPAIINNHPAIVTKTGNQTIHQWMDKYLTKSDEAWRGIGVIPNSGLDLRADYDRYNAKKRFSVEVGEPRKTKCRCGEVIRGLISPNECSLFGKACHPMNPIGPCMVSAEGSCAATYQYMRESS
- a CDS encoding HypC/HybG/HupF family hydrogenase formation chaperone; its protein translation is MCVGVPAKVVKKMEYSAVVDVMGSQTTVGTIFVPEVELGDYVIVHAGQAMSIVDESYARQSVEEWRKLVDARNSETVQ
- the hypF gene encoding carbamoyltransferase HypF — its product is MLTAVKIAVSGRVQGVGFRPFVFQLADKYQLKGTVQNNMDGVKIHLEGDSEAIQLFLSDLKKKAPRLSKINEILVQQTEPFGLVDFTIIASERSGASMLVIPIDSAVCEDCLDEMNDPNDFRFHYPFINCTQCGPRYTIIEELPYDRPYTSMKTFSMCDDCRREYEDPTNRRHHAQPIACPKCGPKVQLLKRNGVEIDSENPIMEAIQRLKAGKIVAIKGIGGYHLACDASNEQAVTTLRNRKQRPNRPLAVMIASIQTAMEMAVVNDAERELLTSPESPIVVLKKHEQYQLAEGVAPGMGTIGIMLPYTPLHHLLFSDASLSCLVMTSANPSGMPILYKDAEAFHYLAGITDYYLVHNREILHPVDDSVVQINDGTRDFLRRSRGYVPDPFSTNVDVSGIVALSGQQKTTFTIGRNEQTFVGPHIGDLENIETINHYQQELDHLLKWIDTPKSVAVIDAHPGYQVQKLVKEYEFEEIFEVQHHHAHMAGCLEEHSIEGKAFGIILDGTGYGHDGNIWGFEILYGDAGEYERIAHLEYTPLPGSEKCIREPWRNAAAMLISQHNEQGVELAKAIFTDKTDQIDILKMMIAKNINTVYAGTCGRLFDAVSALCGVTKVSSYDGEAAILLAELADEQLIYNPYLFDLEEKDIFTINFSKMTKEIAIDVLAKKDAALISGRFHETIVQSIILAMEQLIKKMPNANRKIILSGGSFHNRYLRKRLTSELKERGFSVYVPEKVPCNDGGLSYGQLVVAAAKRSARGCVLESQLR